A single Corynebacterium resistens DSM 45100 DNA region contains:
- a CDS encoding IS256-like element ISCre1 family transposase, with amino-acid sequence MPKNRPRCHCGGDMKRNGTTSNGTTRWRCKICGASLTKQRSDITNAALFRAFIQHLTAGTSLAAIAGNMSCSTRTLQRKFDAFWLVDVPDPTIGHTGRVYDQIFIDGTYTAGGCLIVAATLDHVIAWHWCKQETTHDYKRLLERIEAPLIAVIDGGRGATSAIKTCWPNTKIQRCLVHAQRRVRRYTTSRPRTDAGRTIYRLALKLTRITTLDEAAQWGAQLQEFHTLYKDWLNEKTQVKDPKTAKDTLVWTHVNVRKAYNSLNHLWRNDLLFVYLKPPKGVLEPHRIKSTTNSLEGGINAQLKLLARTHRGRRGEHQRKMLDWWLYLKTELPGDPIEIARQSNWGQNQLAKVTTLTRNENQADYETGQPALYDNGIDTEYTHSIGIQKGHI; translated from the coding sequence ATGCCAAAGAACCGACCACGCTGCCATTGTGGCGGCGATATGAAACGAAACGGCACCACCAGCAACGGGACGACCCGGTGGCGGTGCAAAATCTGCGGTGCTTCACTGACCAAGCAGCGCAGCGATATCACCAACGCAGCCCTATTTCGTGCGTTCATCCAGCACCTGACCGCCGGGACCAGTCTTGCGGCGATCGCCGGCAACATGAGCTGCTCGACACGTACGCTGCAGCGCAAATTCGATGCCTTTTGGCTGGTTGACGTGCCTGACCCGACCATCGGCCATACAGGCAGGGTCTACGACCAGATCTTCATCGACGGCACCTACACCGCAGGTGGCTGTCTGATCGTGGCGGCAACGCTCGACCACGTCATCGCCTGGCACTGGTGCAAACAAGAAACCACACACGACTACAAGCGCCTGCTCGAGCGCATCGAAGCACCGTTGATCGCTGTGATCGACGGTGGCCGAGGAGCCACAAGCGCAATTAAAACGTGCTGGCCAAACACCAAAATCCAACGCTGCCTCGTGCACGCCCAACGCAGAGTACGCCGCTACACCACCTCACGACCACGCACTGATGCTGGCCGCACCATCTACCGACTCGCGCTGAAACTCACCCGCATCACCACCCTGGACGAGGCTGCACAATGGGGTGCACAACTGCAAGAGTTTCACACGCTCTACAAGGATTGGCTCAACGAAAAGACACAGGTCAAAGACCCGAAAACAGCAAAAGACACACTCGTGTGGACCCATGTCAACGTGCGCAAGGCCTACAACAGTCTCAACCACCTGTGGCGCAATGACCTGCTGTTTGTCTACCTCAAGCCCCCGAAAGGTGTGCTCGAGCCGCACCGGATCAAATCCACCACCAACAGTCTTGAAGGCGGCATCAACGCCCAGCTGAAGCTCCTTGCAAGAACTCATCGCGGCAGACGCGGTGAGCACCAACGCAAAATGCTGGATTGGTGGCTGTATCTGAAAACGGAACTGCCTGGCGATCCAATAGAAATCGCCAGACAGTCCAACTGGGGCCAGAACCAACTCGCCAAAGTTACAACCCTGACCCGAAACGAGAACCAAGCCGACTATGAAACAGGACAACCAGCCCTCTACGACAACGGTATCGATACCGAGTACACACACTCAATCGGCATCCAAAAAGGCCACATCTAA
- a CDS encoding pyridoxal phosphate-dependent aminotransferase: MVRSDLSSLPAYVPGASVEGALKLASNESALASLPSVSRAIAEAAAGINRYPDMGGFALRQKLAEWFGGQANNASAFGTENIALGNGSSALCLQSIQATCSQGDEVIFAWRSFEAYPILTRIAGATPIQVPLTADHRHDLPAMAGAITDRTRLIFVCNPNNPSGTTITDAQLRAFLGHVPAHVQVVLDEAYVEYNRAEDQPDQLALLTEFPNLAVCRTFSKAYGLAGLRLGYMVGSTEFIEAVNTVGIPFGVNALSQAAGAACLEAQDELMLRVEETVSQRARAEAVIAELVGQGQGHGSADDNHGESSRGVGAVAVGGKREGLVVPSQANFVWLPLAERAQAFDEALKAEGIVARCFPGEGVRVTVTNEAETDRLIAALRKVLAAELSGD; this comes from the coding sequence ATGGTCCGCTCTGATTTATCTTCACTGCCTGCGTATGTTCCCGGAGCCTCGGTCGAGGGCGCGTTGAAATTGGCCTCCAACGAATCCGCACTGGCCTCGCTGCCTTCGGTCTCCCGCGCAATCGCAGAAGCAGCCGCCGGGATCAACCGCTACCCAGACATGGGCGGCTTTGCACTCCGGCAAAAGCTTGCGGAATGGTTTGGCGGCCAGGCGAACAATGCTTCAGCGTTCGGTACGGAAAACATCGCCCTCGGCAATGGCTCGTCGGCGCTGTGCCTGCAATCCATCCAAGCCACATGTTCCCAGGGCGACGAGGTCATCTTCGCGTGGCGTTCCTTCGAGGCCTACCCGATCCTCACCCGCATCGCCGGCGCTACCCCCATCCAAGTGCCGCTCACCGCAGATCACCGCCACGACCTCCCCGCCATGGCCGGTGCCATCACCGACCGCACGCGCTTGATTTTTGTATGCAACCCCAACAACCCTTCGGGCACCACCATTACCGACGCCCAGCTGCGCGCCTTCCTGGGCCATGTCCCAGCACACGTGCAGGTAGTGCTGGACGAGGCTTATGTGGAATACAACCGCGCTGAGGATCAACCGGATCAGCTTGCGCTACTGACGGAGTTCCCGAATCTTGCAGTGTGCCGGACCTTCTCGAAGGCCTATGGACTGGCGGGATTGCGCTTGGGTTACATGGTGGGATCTACGGAATTCATTGAGGCCGTGAATACAGTGGGAATTCCTTTTGGGGTGAATGCCCTTTCGCAAGCAGCCGGTGCAGCGTGCCTAGAGGCACAGGATGAATTGATGTTGCGAGTTGAGGAAACCGTTTCCCAGCGCGCCCGGGCGGAAGCGGTCATCGCGGAGCTGGTGGGCCAAGGGCAGGGTCATGGCAGTGCCGATGATAATCACGGTGAAAGCAGCCGTGGTGTTGGTGCTGTTGCGGTAGGTGGCAAACGCGAGGGTTTGGTGGTGCCCAGCCAAGCGAACTTTGTGTGGCTACCGCTCGCAGAACGCGCGCAAGCGTTTGATGAAGCCTTGAAGGCCGAAGGGATCGTGGCGCGTTGTTTCCCAGGTGAGGGCGTGCGCGTGACGGTGACCAATGAGGCGGAGACTGATCGCTTGATTGCCGCCCTGCGCAAGGTGCTAGCAGCCGAGCTATCCGGGGATTAG
- a CDS encoding putative Ig domain-containing protein → MQGEDYNADRSARMGAAAVRPGLAHARHAALGFAMSAVITGGVALAPALMPTTIAQEAEAGQGETANAGAGQKAPAVAITVLEGREIRPVTISLSGFGAGATARLDGLPPGMNYTPAPVLPGQNTSAAKLTGVPSKVGFFTVTATAVDSNGAEILDSYGRPIAERFTIRVIPVELSLQAKPASQTVTVGTPIANACLETGAGYSAKDVTFDPKSLPNGVTYDSTSGCLTGTPTEAGRYEVVFRLADEPSKKSVSTTVVFEVEKVTSVPTEPTTSEPTTAEPTAAEPTTAEPTTTKPTPAEPTTTEPTTTEPTATTPSTPTEAADLPTPSPNNGPDDSVVPATTGGGNPPTEVEKTDVPPVIPIDAREEPSPDRDPILGEVSRGDSPVTGEGTESIRNRSEQAPQQPNGRQQAPVRGHGTESQRSLAPSEPRIQIQAEGVIGSDENELLGRLSRSAPGAREPQNAEQNRKPSDGISRPFGDFSRGRSSNGSGAKSNKGNEPHRSNEASGYLGASAGSRGPLHLEEKGGMVAMAATVTVTLVGGGVLLNLRRRL, encoded by the coding sequence ATGCAAGGCGAGGACTACAACGCGGATCGTTCCGCGAGAATGGGTGCAGCTGCGGTGCGCCCAGGGCTGGCGCACGCGCGCCATGCGGCGCTCGGCTTTGCCATGTCTGCAGTTATAACCGGGGGAGTGGCCCTCGCACCAGCATTGATGCCTACAACGATCGCTCAAGAAGCAGAGGCGGGGCAAGGTGAGACGGCCAATGCGGGAGCTGGCCAGAAAGCACCCGCGGTTGCCATCACAGTGCTTGAGGGGCGCGAGATTCGGCCGGTTACTATCAGCCTCAGCGGGTTTGGCGCGGGTGCGACGGCTCGTTTGGATGGGCTACCCCCGGGCATGAATTACACGCCTGCGCCAGTTTTGCCAGGGCAGAACACAAGCGCAGCAAAGCTGACGGGTGTGCCTAGCAAGGTGGGCTTCTTCACCGTTACCGCGACGGCAGTTGATAGCAACGGTGCAGAGATTCTAGATAGCTATGGGCGACCGATCGCCGAGCGGTTTACCATCCGGGTCATCCCCGTGGAGCTATCTTTGCAAGCGAAGCCGGCTAGTCAGACGGTGACCGTGGGCACCCCGATCGCGAACGCGTGTCTGGAGACGGGTGCTGGGTACTCGGCGAAGGATGTCACCTTTGATCCAAAATCCTTGCCGAATGGTGTGACCTATGACTCGACTTCGGGTTGTTTGACGGGTACGCCAACAGAAGCGGGGCGCTATGAGGTGGTGTTCCGATTGGCGGATGAACCCTCCAAGAAATCCGTTTCCACCACGGTGGTGTTCGAGGTCGAGAAGGTGACTTCGGTTCCGACCGAGCCAACGACTTCCGAGCCGACCACGGCTGAACCAACCGCGGCGGAGCCAACCACAGCCGAGCCAACTACGACGAAGCCGACCCCGGCCGAACCAACCACGACGGAGCCAACGACCACAGAACCAACTGCTACAACCCCTTCAACCCCAACCGAGGCTGCGGATCTACCAACCCCAAGCCCGAACAACGGTCCAGATGATTCAGTTGTTCCCGCAACGACTGGTGGGGGAAACCCACCCACAGAAGTAGAAAAAACGGATGTTCCGCCGGTCATCCCGATTGATGCCCGCGAGGAGCCCAGTCCGGATCGTGATCCGATTCTCGGGGAGGTATCACGGGGGGATTCTCCCGTAACTGGAGAAGGCACGGAAAGTATCCGCAACCGCAGTGAGCAGGCTCCGCAGCAGCCAAATGGTCGTCAGCAAGCGCCCGTACGTGGCCACGGCACGGAATCCCAACGGTCGTTGGCCCCAAGCGAACCACGCATTCAGATTCAAGCCGAAGGCGTAATCGGCTCTGATGAAAATGAGTTGCTGGGCCGATTGTCGAGGAGTGCCCCAGGGGCGCGCGAGCCACAAAACGCGGAGCAAAACCGGAAGCCGTCGGACGGGATCAGTCGCCCCTTCGGCGATTTCAGCCGTGGAAGAAGTTCCAATGGATCAGGGGCAAAGAGCAATAAGGGCAATGAACCACACCGCAGCAACGAAGCAAGTGGCTACCTAGGAGCCTCAGCAGGCTCCCGTGGCCCCCTCCATCTCGAAGAAAAAGGAGGAATGGTGGCGATGGCAGCCACTGTGACCGTCACGCTCGTTGGCGGTGGAGTGCTCCTCAATTTGCGTCGCCGGCTCTAA